The genomic window CGGCCTGGGCCATGGCCAGCTCCCCCTCGACCTTGAGCATGGCGCTAAGCTGGGCCTGGTCATTGAGCCAGAGCCCGGCCTCGGTGTCGGACAGCAGGGTCTGGTAGAGGCCGGAGTCGAAGGGGGATACCTGAATCATGCTGTCTCCATTGTCGATAAAAACCGAACCGGCGACATCCTGTCGCCGGCGGCTCGGTAAAAAGTTTAAACGGCTTCGAGAAGCCTGTCGGGCTTTTCCGCAGTAGATCAGTGTTAAGTCCGACAGGCTTCCAATGCTATGGCGATACCCTGGCCCACACCGATGCACATGGTGGCCAGGGCATAGCGCTTGCCGCGGCGCTTCAGTTCCAGCGCTGCGGTGCCGGTGATGCGCGCACCCGAGGCGCCCAGCGGGTGCCCCAGAGCGATGGCGCCGCCGTTGGGATTCACCTGTTCGGCATCGTCCGGCAGCCCGAGATCGCGCAGTGTGGCCAGTGCCTGGGAGGCGAAGGCCTCGTTCAGTTCGATCACATCGAACTGCTCGATGCGCATGCCCAGCTTCTGGCACAGTTTCTGGCTCGCCGGTGCCGGGCCAAAACCCATGATACGCGGCTCGACGCCGGCCGTCGCGCCGCCAAGAATCTTGGCGATCGGGGTCAGGCCGTATTTTTTTACCGCCGCTTCAGAAGCGATGATCAGCGCGGCGGCACCGTCGTTGACGCCCGAGGCATTGCCGGCGGTGACGCTGCCGTTGGCACGAAAGGGCGTGCCGAGCTTTGCCAGGATCTCGGCGGTGGTGTCGGCACGGGGATGTTCATCCCGGGCAAACAGGATAGGGCCCTTTTTGCGCTGCGGGATGCTTACCGGCACGATTTCTTCGGCGAAGATGCCGGCGGCCTGGGCGCGGGCGGCGCGCTGTTGCGAGCGCAGCGCAAAGGCGTCCTGGTCGGCGCGGCTGATGCCGAACTGCTCGGCCACGTTCTCGCCGGTTTCCGGCATCGAATCAACACCGTATTCGGCCTTCATCTTCGGATTGACGAAGCGCCAGCCGATGGTGGTGTCATGCACTTCGTTAGTACGCGAGAAAGCACTGCTGGCCTTGGGCATCACGAAGGGGGCGCGGGTCATGCTTTCGGTGCCGCCGGCAATCATCAGGTCGGCTTCACCGGCCTTGATGGCGCGGGCCGCCATCAGGATGGCGTCCATACCCGAACCACAGAGGCGATTGATGGTGGTGCCGGTCACGGAGGTCGGGTAGCCGGCCAGCAGTGATGACATGCGCGCCACGTTGCGGTTGTCTTCGCCAGCCTGGTTGGCACAGCCGAAGATCACATCGTCGATGGCCTGGGGATCGAGCCCGGGGTTGCGCTCCAGCAAGGCTTTGAGGGGTACGGCACCCAGGTCGTCCGGGCGCACCTGGGCGAGAGCACCGCCGAAGCGTCCGATGGGGGTGCGCACGTAGTCGCAGATATAGGCAACGGTCATGGGGGCTTCCTTATTTACCGGCGTGGGCGCGGGCGGTGCGTTCGTTCAGGGCGCGCAGCGCACCGAGCTCGGTGTCATTCGGTGCCGGTGTTTCGACCACCTGGTCGGCAAAGCGTATTGCCCAGCCGGTATTTTCTGCGATCTGCTCGCGGGTCACACCCGGGTGAATGGAGGTGACGATGAACTCCTTGGCGTCGGGGTCCGTTTCCATGATGCACAGGTCCGTGGTCAGGCGGCTCGGGCCCCGGGTCTTGATGCCAAGGGCTTCGCGCTCGGTGCCGGTCTTGCCGTGCCCCAGGGAGGTCATGAAATCGATGTTATCCACAAAGCCACGGGACGACTGCTTCATGACGATAAAGATCTCGCCGCAGGAGGTGGCAATCTCGGGGGCGCCGCCGCCGCCTGGCAGGCGGACTTTCGGATTGTTGTAGTCACCGCCGACCACGGTGGTGTTGAGGTTGCCGAACTTGTCGAGCTGGGCGGCGCCCAGGAAGCCGACGGAGATGCGTCCGCCCTGCAGCCAATAGCGGAACATTTCCGGTACCGCCACTGTGGTGACGGCGGTATCGCAGAGTTCGCCGTCGCCGATGGACAGCGGCAGTACATCGGGCTTGGTGCCGATGGTGCCAGATTCATAAATCAGGGTGACGTCGGGGGCATGGGTCAGGCGGGCCAGGTTGCAGGCCGCGGACGGCATGCCAATACCGACGAAGCAGACATCGTCGTTGCGGATGGCGCGGGCCGCGGCCACGGTCATCATTTCGGTTGCTGTGTAATTCATCTGGTGGCTCCTGTTACTTCTGGGCCTGGGTAAAGGCAACGCGGCTGGCGAAAACTTCAGGGCCCTGGTTCAGCACGTTTTCCTGCATCCAGGCCTGGAAGCCTTCGCGTTCGCTGGCGATCGGGTCCCAGGCCTTGTAGAAGGCGTTGTCGCGCTCGTAGTAACCCTTGGCATAGGACGGGTGGGCGCCTCCCGGTACCTGCACCACGGCTTTCAGTGTCCAGTTCGGCAGTACGCAGGCATTGGGGTGAACGTCGTCGAAGTTATCGACGATTTCTTCCACCGTGACGATGGCGCGTTTCGCGGCCAGCACCGCTTCCTTCTGTACCCCGACGATGCCTTCGATCAGAACATCACCTTTGCGGTTGGCTTTCTGGGCATGAATGATGGTGACATCGGGGCGGATCGATGGCACCGAGGCCAGACGCTCGCCGGTGAAGGGGCATTCGATAAAGCGGATATTGGGGTTCACCTCGGCAAGACCTGCGCCCAGGTAGCCGCGAAAGACCGCGCAGGGCAGGCCCGCGGCGCCCGCTTCATAGGCATTGGCCATGGCGGCGTGGCTGTGCTCCTCGATTTCGAGCTTGTGGGGCCAGCTCTTTTCGTAGGCATCGCGAAAACGTCGCAGGGAGCCAACACCGGGGTTGCCGCCCCAGGAGAAGATCATCTTTTTGACGCAGCCCATGCCGATCAGCTGGTCGTAGATCAGGTCCGGCGTCATGCGGATCAGGGTCAGATCCTGGCGCTGCTGGCGGATGATTTCGTGTCCGGCCGCGTAGGGAATCAGGTGGGTAAAGCCTTCCAGTGCAACCACGTCGCCGTCAAAGACGTTGGCGGCGATCGCTTCTTTTAACGAAACAAACAGGGTCATGGAATGATCCTCCGATAATCGAATGCAGTGGTGTTGGCAGCGGGGCGCGCAGCCCCGCTGTCGGTGCAGATAAAGCGGTTATTTTTTGGGGTGCTTAGGCTGCAGGCAGGCTGAGCAGAGCGCGGGCCTCGGCGGGGGTGGCGACGGTGCGACCATGATCGACCACCATGCCGGCCAGGCGCTCCACCAGCTGGGCGTTGCTCTTGGCCAGGGTGTTCTTGTCAAAGCGCACGTTGTCTTCCAGCCCCGTGCGGACATGCCCGCCCAGCTCCAGCGCCCACTTGTTGAGTTCGAGCTGATGCCTGCCGATGCCCGCGGCCGTCCAGGTGCCGCCGGGGCAGACCTTTTCGTACTGCTTGATCATGAACTCCAGCACTTCGCGGTTGGCCGGAATGGCGTTCGGAATCGAGGTCACGAACTGCAGGTGCACCGGCGCCTTGATCAGGCCGCGTTCCACCAGCTTGGCCGTGTTGAACACCATCGACAGGTCGAAGGCTTCGATCTCGGGCTTGATATCGTACTTCAGCATGCGCTCGGCCAGATCATCGATCAGCGCCGGCGAGTTGGCATAGACGATGGAACCGAAGTTGACCGAACCCGTGGCCAGGGATGCCATATCGGGTTTGAGGTGCAGCATGCCGCCACGCTCGTCGCCCTGGCCGCTGCGCCCGCCGGTGGAAAACTGAATGATCATGCCGGGGCAATGCTTGCGGATGCCCTCCTGTACCTCGGCGAAGCGTGCCGGATCCGACGAGGTGCTGCCATCTTCGTTGCGTACGTGCAGGTGCACCAGGGTCGCACCGGCCTCGAAGGCTTCGTGGGTCGACTCTATTTGCTCGGCCGGGGTGATGGGCACCGCAGGATTATTGGCTTTCTGTGGCAGGGAACCGGTGATGGCAACGCTGATGATACAGGGGCGGGTCATGGCTTTATCCTTGTTAGAAATTAAAGAACACGGTTTCGTGCGGGCCCTGCATATGGATGTCGAAACGGTATTCCACACCGGTGGACGTTTCGTGGCGCGTGGCGATCAGGGTGTCGCGACGGGCAGCATCGACCTTCTTCAGTGCCGGATCTTCGGCGTTGAGGCTGACCTCGTCACTGAAATACAGCCGGGTGTAGGCATGGTTCGGCAGGCCGCGCATGAATACGATCACCGAGATATAAGGTGCCAGGCCCGCCTGGGCCACCCCCGGCTTGATGGTGTCAAAGCGAAAGCTGTTGTCCACTGTGGTGCCGGTACCGACGCGGCCAAAACCCTTGAAGTTCGGGTCCAGCGGGCGGGACTGACGGGCATCGTTGGGGTGATTGAAGCGCCCGGCGGCATTGGCCTGCCAGAGTTCGATCATGGCATCGTTGACGCGCTGGCCCTGGCCGTCGAATACCTGGCCGACAATACGGATGCGCTCGCCCAGGGTCTCGTCACTGGCCATGGCGCCGGTGGCAATCTGGCTCTGGGGATAGTGGTACTGCTCGGCGGTCAGGCCATAGGCGAAGTAGGGGCCTACGGTCTGGGACGGTGTCTGCTTCAGTGACATGAATTAGTCCTCCATTGGGGTGGCATTCACGCCACGCAGCACGATGTCGAAGATATATCCCAGGGCAAAGCCTTCTTCGGTCACATCGATCGAGAAGTCCGCCACCATGCGCTCGCGGGCACCGGCCGGCACCGAGGCGTAGATTGGGTCCAGCGCCAGCAGCGGATCACCCGGGAAGTACATCTGGGTCACCAGGCGGCTGGCGATGGACGGGCCGAACAGGGAAAAGTGAATATGGTTCGGGCGCCAGGCGTTGGGGTGGTTGCCCCAGGGGTAGGCACCGGGCTTTATGGTGTAAAAGCGGTAGCAACCGTTTGCGTCGGTCAGGCAGCGGCCGGAGCCGAGGAAGTTCGGGTCCAGCGGCGCGTCATGCTGGTCGGCCTTGTGCACGTAGCGACCGGCGGCGTTGGCCTGCCAGACTTCCACCAGGGTGTTGGCGACCGGGTTGCCGTTTTCATCCAGCACGCGACCGGTGACCACGATACGCTCGCCCTGGGGCTCGCCATTGACCTGGCCGTTTTTGGTCAGGTCATGGTCCAGCGGTCCCAGCACTTCGGCGCCGTAGGCGGGGCCGGTCAGCTCGGACAGCTCGGGGTCAATGTCGACCAGGCTTTGCGATACGCCGCGCAGCAGGGTGGATTTGTATTCGGGGCTGATATAAGCCGCATGGCTGGCCCAGTCGCGCTTGGTTAGGGTGCTCATCTCAGTTCTTACCTCCATCAATAGCGATTCCCATGCCGGTGTAGGTTTCCTTGGCGATGCGAATGGCGACATTGGATGCGGGTACACCGGCGTAGACGCCCAGGTGCAACAGGGTTTCACGGACTTCGTCCAGCGTCGCACCGGTGTTGGCGGTGGCGCGGATATGCATGGCCAGCTCTTCGTCGTGGCCCAGGGCCGCCATCAGGGCAATGGTGATCAGGCTGCGATCACGCTTGCTCAGTGTAGGCCGGCTCCAGACCGAGCCCCAGGCGCCTTCGGTGATAAAGCTCTGGAAGGGCTGATCGAAGGCGGTCTTGTTGGCTTCGGCGCGGTCGACATGGGCGTTGCCCAGCACCGAGCGGCGAACCTGCATGCCCTGCTCGTAGCGGCTCAGGGGCTCGGTCACCTCGGCGAGGAAATCGCGGATCAGTGCGGCCAGGGCTTTGGGCTGTTCAACGCAGGGCAGGTGGCCGGCATTGGCGAGGATTTCAAAACGGGCACCCGGGATCAGCTCGGCGGTGGAGCGCACCAGGTCCGGCGGCGTGGCACCGTCTTCGTCGCCCACCACGCAAAGCGTGGGCTGGGTCAGCGCGGCGGAACTTGCGGTCAGATCTGCATCGCGGATAGCGGCACAGGTGCCGATATAGCCTTCCACCGGGGTGCGCACCATCATGTTGCTCCACAGGGCGACTTCGGCGGTTTTTTCCTGGCGGAAGGAGGCGGCAAACCAGCGTTCCATCACGGCGTCGGCAATGTACTCCAGGCCGTGCGCACGTATCGTATCGATGCGGGTATCCCAGCCGGACGCGGGGCCTATCCTGTGGGCGGTGTCACACAGGATCAGGTTTTTCACCAGCTGCGGGCGTTTGGCGGCGACGCCCTGGGCGATCAGACCGCCCACCGACAGGCCACAGAGCGTGACCTGGCTCAGTTCCAGAGCATCCAGCAGACCGATCAGATCGTCGATATGGTCATCGAGCTGGTAGGGCGCTGGCGGGCAGGACGACAGGCCGTGGCCGCGCTTGTCGTAGCGCAGGAAGCGGAACTGGTCCTTGAGTTCGGGCAGCAGAGGGTCCCAGACCCGCAGGTCGGTCCCCAGTGAATTTGAAAAAACCAGCAGCGGCAAATGCGATGGACCGTCCAGCTGGTAGTGGATGAATTCTCCGTTGAGCGACAGGCTGTGCATAGTCATTGACCCTGGTGTGGTTGCAGCTTATGTCTCTACTTTCTTAAACTTCTTCCGATATGTAAAATGACGTTTAATGGTTTTTATATATTCTTATTGATATGTGTGTCGGGGTCAGTAGCTTTAATTGCCAGGGCTACATCCCGCACTGCGTTCATGAGCAACTGCAACGCGGGGGATGCAATGGTATCGGCCCTTGTTGTCAGGCCCACGGGGCCAAGGGTTTCCCGCGTATCCAGTGGCAGTTCACTGAAAATGCCATCGGCAA from Marinobacterium aestuarii includes these protein-coding regions:
- a CDS encoding 3-keto-5-aminohexanoate cleavage protein codes for the protein MTRPCIISVAITGSLPQKANNPAVPITPAEQIESTHEAFEAGATLVHLHVRNEDGSTSSDPARFAEVQEGIRKHCPGMIIQFSTGGRSGQGDERGGMLHLKPDMASLATGSVNFGSIVYANSPALIDDLAERMLKYDIKPEIEAFDLSMVFNTAKLVERGLIKAPVHLQFVTSIPNAIPANREVLEFMIKQYEKVCPGGTWTAAGIGRHQLELNKWALELGGHVRTGLEDNVRFDKNTLAKSNAQLVERLAGMVVDHGRTVATPAEARALLSLPAA
- a CDS encoding CoA transferase subunit A, giving the protein MTLFVSLKEAIAANVFDGDVVALEGFTHLIPYAAGHEIIRQQRQDLTLIRMTPDLIYDQLIGMGCVKKMIFSWGGNPGVGSLRRFRDAYEKSWPHKLEIEEHSHAAMANAYEAGAAGLPCAVFRGYLGAGLAEVNPNIRFIECPFTGERLASVPSIRPDVTIIHAQKANRKGDVLIEGIVGVQKEAVLAAKRAIVTVEEIVDNFDDVHPNACVLPNWTLKAVVQVPGGAHPSYAKGYYERDNAFYKAWDPIASEREGFQAWMQENVLNQGPEVFASRVAFTQAQK
- a CDS encoding CoA-transferase subunit beta gives rise to the protein MNYTATEMMTVAAARAIRNDDVCFVGIGMPSAACNLARLTHAPDVTLIYESGTIGTKPDVLPLSIGDGELCDTAVTTVAVPEMFRYWLQGGRISVGFLGAAQLDKFGNLNTTVVGGDYNNPKVRLPGGGGAPEIATSCGEIFIVMKQSSRGFVDNIDFMTSLGHGKTGTEREALGIKTRGPSRLTTDLCIMETDPDAKEFIVTSIHPGVTREQIAENTGWAIRFADQVVETPAPNDTELGALRALNERTARAHAGK
- the pcaF gene encoding 3-oxoadipyl-CoA thiolase, with amino-acid sequence MTVAYICDYVRTPIGRFGGALAQVRPDDLGAVPLKALLERNPGLDPQAIDDVIFGCANQAGEDNRNVARMSSLLAGYPTSVTGTTINRLCGSGMDAILMAARAIKAGEADLMIAGGTESMTRAPFVMPKASSAFSRTNEVHDTTIGWRFVNPKMKAEYGVDSMPETGENVAEQFGISRADQDAFALRSQQRAARAQAAGIFAEEIVPVSIPQRKKGPILFARDEHPRADTTAEILAKLGTPFRANGSVTAGNASGVNDGAAALIIASEAAVKKYGLTPIAKILGGATAGVEPRIMGFGPAPASQKLCQKLGMRIEQFDVIELNEAFASQALATLRDLGLPDDAEQVNPNGGAIALGHPLGASGARITGTAALELKRRGKRYALATMCIGVGQGIAIALEACRT
- the pcaG gene encoding protocatechuate 3,4-dioxygenase subunit alpha, producing the protein MSLKQTPSQTVGPYFAYGLTAEQYHYPQSQIATGAMASDETLGERIRIVGQVFDGQGQRVNDAMIELWQANAAGRFNHPNDARQSRPLDPNFKGFGRVGTGTTVDNSFRFDTIKPGVAQAGLAPYISVIVFMRGLPNHAYTRLYFSDEVSLNAEDPALKKVDAARRDTLIATRHETSTGVEYRFDIHMQGPHETVFFNF
- the pcaH gene encoding protocatechuate 3,4-dioxygenase subunit beta; its protein translation is MSTLTKRDWASHAAYISPEYKSTLLRGVSQSLVDIDPELSELTGPAYGAEVLGPLDHDLTKNGQVNGEPQGERIVVTGRVLDENGNPVANTLVEVWQANAAGRYVHKADQHDAPLDPNFLGSGRCLTDANGCYRFYTIKPGAYPWGNHPNAWRPNHIHFSLFGPSIASRLVTQMYFPGDPLLALDPIYASVPAGARERMVADFSIDVTEEGFALGYIFDIVLRGVNATPMED
- the pcaD gene encoding 3-oxoadipate enol-lactonase: MHSLSLNGEFIHYQLDGPSHLPLLVFSNSLGTDLRVWDPLLPELKDQFRFLRYDKRGHGLSSCPPAPYQLDDHIDDLIGLLDALELSQVTLCGLSVGGLIAQGVAAKRPQLVKNLILCDTAHRIGPASGWDTRIDTIRAHGLEYIADAVMERWFAASFRQEKTAEVALWSNMMVRTPVEGYIGTCAAIRDADLTASSAALTQPTLCVVGDEDGATPPDLVRSTAELIPGARFEILANAGHLPCVEQPKALAALIRDFLAEVTEPLSRYEQGMQVRRSVLGNAHVDRAEANKTAFDQPFQSFITEGAWGSVWSRPTLSKRDRSLITIALMAALGHDEELAMHIRATANTGATLDEVRETLLHLGVYAGVPASNVAIRIAKETYTGMGIAIDGGKN